One window from the genome of Streptomyces sp. NBC_00287 encodes:
- a CDS encoding DUF2252 domain-containing protein, with protein MTSRSAFSFSLTPDERAAHGKQARSRVPRMAQARFEPGPRRPDPVDVIEAQSATRLPELVPIRYGRMLESPFRFYRGAAAIMAADLGAAPDTGLTVQLCGDAHLLNFRLLASPERHLVFDINDFDETLAGPFEWDVKRLAASFAIAARANGFTTAEQDSAVLECVRAYRLRMRELAEMRTLDIWYAQDDADRMRELLASSMDKKARRRTAQASSKARTRTHMQAFAQLTRNTPEGRRIAPDPPLITPLADLTDTGEADDEKELAALVEQYADSLSSERRHLLRHFRLVDMARKVVGVGSVGTRCWILLLLGRDDDDPLLLQAKEAQRSVLAPHTGGDDYDNQGQRVVSGQRLIQTTSDIFLGWTHVIGLDGRGRDFYVRQLRDWKGIARPDTMGPRLLELFAQVCGASLARAHARSGDPLAITAYLGGSDRFERALAEFAQSYADQNERDFETLAAAVRSGRVTARTL; from the coding sequence ATGACCTCGAGGAGCGCGTTCTCCTTCTCCCTGACACCGGACGAACGGGCGGCCCACGGCAAGCAGGCACGCTCGCGCGTGCCCCGCATGGCCCAGGCACGGTTCGAACCCGGCCCCCGGCGCCCCGATCCGGTCGACGTGATCGAGGCCCAGTCGGCCACCCGGCTGCCCGAGCTGGTGCCCATCCGCTACGGCCGCATGCTGGAGTCGCCGTTCCGGTTCTACCGCGGCGCGGCGGCGATCATGGCGGCGGACCTCGGCGCCGCCCCGGACACCGGGCTCACGGTCCAGCTCTGCGGCGACGCGCATCTGCTGAACTTCCGGCTGCTGGCCTCGCCGGAGCGGCATCTCGTCTTCGACATCAACGACTTCGACGAGACCCTGGCCGGACCGTTCGAATGGGACGTCAAGCGGCTGGCCGCCAGCTTCGCCATCGCCGCCCGCGCCAACGGCTTCACGACCGCCGAACAGGACAGCGCGGTCCTCGAATGCGTACGGGCCTACCGGCTGCGGATGCGTGAGCTCGCCGAAATGCGCACCCTGGACATCTGGTACGCCCAGGACGACGCCGACCGGATGAGGGAGCTGCTGGCCTCGTCCATGGACAAGAAGGCCAGACGGCGCACCGCGCAGGCCTCGTCGAAGGCCCGCACCCGCACGCATATGCAGGCCTTCGCACAGCTGACCAGGAACACGCCCGAGGGGCGCCGGATCGCGCCGGACCCACCGTTGATCACCCCTCTCGCCGATCTCACCGACACCGGCGAGGCCGATGACGAGAAGGAACTGGCGGCGCTGGTCGAGCAGTACGCCGACAGCCTGTCCTCCGAGCGGCGCCATCTGCTGCGACACTTCCGGCTGGTCGACATGGCCCGCAAGGTCGTGGGCGTCGGCAGCGTCGGCACCCGCTGCTGGATCCTGCTCCTGCTCGGCAGGGACGACGACGATCCCCTCCTGCTCCAGGCCAAGGAGGCCCAGCGCTCGGTGCTCGCCCCCCACACGGGCGGCGACGACTACGACAACCAGGGCCAACGCGTGGTCAGCGGGCAGCGGCTCATCCAGACCACCAGCGACATCTTCCTGGGCTGGACCCACGTCATCGGCCTCGACGGCCGCGGCCGGGACTTCTATGTACGGCAACTGCGGGACTGGAAGGGCATTGCCCGCCCCGACACCATGGGGCCGCGGCTGCTGGAGCTCTTCGCCCAGGTGTGCGGGGCCTCCCTGGCCCGCGCGCACGCCCGCTCCGGCGACCCCCTCGCCATCACCGCCTACCTCGGCGGCAGCGACCGCTTCGAGCGCGCGCTCGCCGAGTTCGCCCAGAGTTACGCGGACCAGAACGAGCGGGACTTCGAGACGCTGGCCGCGGCCGTCCGCTCCGGCCGGGTGACCGCGCGGACCCTGTGA
- a CDS encoding HdeD family acid-resistance protein: MTESRTSAQPGDPEEVLGRLGSSWTWMLGSALATLVPGILLLVWPDATLQVVAVLFGLYLLVTGGFRFVAVFGQERGERVPGLLIAVLYVLAGVLCMRNPLQTIAALSVIVGIVWLVSGLLTAYAALAAPGLPHRGVLLGAALLGIVAGIVVLALPSESAVALTRLLGLWLVLLGVMELAVAFAWRSALRRLTPGG, from the coding sequence ATGACCGAATCGCGCACGTCAGCGCAGCCCGGCGACCCCGAGGAGGTGCTCGGCCGGCTCGGCAGCTCGTGGACCTGGATGCTGGGCTCGGCGCTCGCCACCTTGGTGCCGGGCATCCTGCTCCTGGTCTGGCCGGACGCCACCCTGCAGGTCGTCGCCGTCCTCTTCGGGCTGTATCTGCTGGTGACGGGTGGCTTCCGGTTCGTGGCGGTCTTCGGTCAGGAGCGCGGCGAGCGGGTGCCCGGGCTGCTGATCGCGGTGTTGTACGTGCTGGCCGGGGTGCTGTGCATGCGCAACCCGCTGCAGACCATCGCCGCCCTGTCGGTGATCGTCGGCATCGTGTGGCTGGTGTCCGGGCTGCTGACCGCGTACGCGGCCCTCGCCGCGCCAGGTCTGCCGCACCGGGGCGTCCTCCTCGGCGCGGCCCTCCTCGGCATCGTCGCGGGCATCGTCGTACTGGCCCTGCCGAGCGAGTCGGCGGTGGCCCTGACCAGGCTGCTGGGCCTGTGGCTGGTGCTGCTCGGCGTGATGGAGCTCGCGGTCGCCTTCGCCTGGCGCTCGGCCCTGCGCCGTCTCACCCCCGGGGGGTGA